The DNA segment tacaaagagaacctgtacagagtcaatgtgcaggggtacgaggtaataacatggctatatacaaagagaacctgtacagagtcaatgtgcaggggtacgaggtaataacatggctatatacaaagagaacctgtacagagtcaatgtgcaggggtacgaggtaataacatggctatatacaaagagaacctgtacagagtcaatgtgcaggggtacgaggtaataacatggctatatacaaagagaacctgtacagagtcaatgtgcaggggtacgaggtaataacatggctatatacaaagagaacctgtacagagtcaatgtgcaggggtacgaggtaataacatggctatatacaaagagaacctgtacagagtcaatgtgcaggggtacgagggtaataacatggctatatacaaagagaacctgtacagagtcaatgtgcaggggtacgaggtaataacatggctatatacaaagagaacctgtacagagtcaatgtgcaggggtacgaggtaataacatggctatatacaaagagaacctgtacagagtcaatgtgcaggggtacgaggtaataacatggctatatacaaagagaacctgtacagagtcaatgtgcaggggtacgaggtaataacatggctatatacaaagagaacctgtacagagtcaatgtgcaggggtacgaggtaataacatggctatatacaaagagaacctgtacagagtcaatgtgcaggggtacgaggtaataacatggctatatacaaagagaacctgtacagagtcaatgtgcaggggtacgaggtaataacatggctatatacaaagagaacctgtacagagtcaatgtgcaggggtacgaggtaataacatggctatatacaaagagaacctgtacagagtcaatgtgcaggggtacgaggtaataacatggctatatacaaagagaacctgtacagagtcaatgtgcaggggtacgaggtagttgaggtaatatgtaatatgtaggtaggggtaaaaatgACTaggtcatcaggatagataataccagcatgtgttggagtgtcagtatgTGCTTGGGTATACTCCAGTGAGTGCACAAAGAGTCGACGTAAGAGGCCGTGTAATAAAAAACGGTCAATgcagtagtctgggtagccattttgattaactgtttagcagtcttatggcttgggggggggggggggtagaagctgttcaggagcgttttggtcccagacttggtgctctggtaccgttcGCGGTGCGGTAGTAGAGTAAACAGTCTATGACTCGAGTGGATGTGgtctttttgacaatttttccggccttcctgtgacaccgcctggtacagagacATGGTGTGAGGAGAAGGGTGTTTTCTACAGGTCTTTCACCGTGTTTCAGAAGCTTTTTGGGGGGTTAGACTCACAGAAAGAGAACTGTATTTGAACAAACGTTTAGTTAAaaaaaagtatggatttcagtAAACAAAGAAAGGCAAGTAGCTACAGAAGACCAACATAGGTAGAAAGCTAAGGGTTTAAGAATTTACATCCTGGATGTAGTCGGAGGTTCAGTCCTCCCACAGTCGTCTCCGCTCAACTCCATTGATGTGCTGTACATcgtgaagaggagggagaaagaaaaaaaaactaggCTAACTTTTAACACAGAGATGAACAGGAAGTCACCGGAGCAGCATCAGTGTCCTAGATACCATCTACTGCCCCTTAAAAACGGCTTGAGTAGAAGTCAGCCTGCTTCAGTGACTAAAGTTATACTGTAAATATCTGTTGAAAACGCTCCCAACCTGGCGTCGTATCTCCTCCTTAATGCTGTCCTGTGTCTCTGGCAGGGCCGGCATGGTGGCAGCATTGGACCAGCGGAGGGGACGGGACACGGGCCTCAGAAACACTTCCCCAAACAGCTCTCTCACGTGGGTGAAGAACATGTACAGGACCCTGTTACCAATCTGGAGGAAAGAGGacagggggggggtcaaaaaacACAGGAGCACAGATAGACGGGACAGACAGAAGACAAGAGGAGGATATAGGTCACTTGCATATTAATTGCATTGACGCAGTGTTAACCCTCTGAGCTAAAGTCTTGTAGTTTTTTAGGGGTGATAATGAAGTCTGCTAGTTCAGTGTAAGTGGAGCAACCAACATCGTACCCTGTTGGGAATGCATTAGCTCTAAAAAAAACTGGGCCAGGATTTCACTGAGGACCCTTCTCTCCCTCAccgctttccctccctccctccctcctctcctgcaCAGATCTATGAGATTCCTGTATGTAATGAAAAGCGATCTACAAATACGATTCATTGTTATTACCTGTACAGTGGGGTTGAGTACGATGGATATATTCTGGATATTCATCTTGGTGTCGGTCTCTCTTGTGATAACATGCTCCATGTGAGTGACCAGCCAGGACAGGAGCAGACGGCTGCCGGGGGGCACCTCCGTCAAGAGACGCTGGAACTCTGTCACCTGACAAATAAAACACCGTTCTAGAACTCTGTCACCTGATAAATAAAAACACCGTTCTAGAACTCTGTCACCTGATAAATAAAAACACCGTTCTAGAACTCTGTCACCTGACAAATAAAAACACCGTTCTAGAACTCTGTCACCTGATAAATAAAAACACCGTTCTAGAACTCTGTCACCTGACAAATAAAAACACCGTTCTAGAACTCTGTCACCTGACAAATAAAAACACCGTTCTAGAACTCTGTCACCTGATAAATAAAAACACCGTTCTAGAACTCTGTCACCTGACAAATAAAAACACCGTTCTAGAACTCTGTCACCTGACAAATAAAAACACCGTTCTAGAACTCTGTCACCTGATAAATAAAAACACCGTTCTAGAACTCTGTCACCTGATAAATAAAAACACCGTTCTAGAACTCTGTCACCTGATAAATAAAAACACCGTTCTAGAACTCTGTCACCTGATAAATAAAAACACCGTTCTAGAACTCTGTCACCTGATAAATAAAAACACCGTTCTAGAACTCTGTCACCTGATAGACTGTTAATCCATCCAGCTGCTTGGTTTAATTGGTTACCCATGGTCAAAGTGGAGTACGCCACTATATTTTAATATGATGCTGTCTTGACCAGGCTACTGACGTTATACAACATTCAAAAGGCTTTTCCAAATCATCGtcctatcaattgaatttaccacaggtggactccaagttgttgaaacatgtcaaggatgatcaatggaaacaggatgcacctgagctcaatttatagtctcatagtaaagggtctgaatacttatgtaaataaggtgtttctgtttttttatttgtaatacatttgcaaaaatgtctaaagacctgttttcggattgtcgttatggggtattgtgtatagattgatgagggggggggaatAAACGGATCCATAATATCTAAAGCTGGTCATCAAATCACCTCCTCACCTTCTCAGACTCGGCTGGTCTACTGCAGGCGTCCTCAAAGCGTTGAGCCAGGTCTCGCCCCAGCATGTTCTCAGGCAGTTCTCGGAGGTACTGTTTCAACAGGCTGGCTACGGTGTGAGGATCATACTCCTCCAAGCACGGACACTCCTCACGGTCGTACGCTGCCTTCAGCTCGTCCACTTTAGACTTCAtacctgggagggagagagagagagagaatgggagggagGGTTACTGCACACCAAGACAATACCTGCCACTCCAAGTCATACCTGCCACATGGTAGATTCCCCCTCACACACCAAGACAATACCTGCCACACAACAAGACAATACCTGCCACACGGTAGATTCCCCCTTACACACCAAGACAATACCTGCCACACAACAAGACAATACCTGCCACACAACAAGACAATACCTGCCACACGGTAGATTCCCCCTCACACACCAAGACAATACCTGCCACACACCAAGACAATACCTGCCACACACCAAGACAATACCTGCCACACGGTAGATTTCCCCTCACACATCAAGACAATACCTGCCACACCAAGTCATACCTGCCACACCAAGTCATACCTGCCACATGGTAGATTCCCCATCACACACCAAGACAATACCTGCCACACACCAAGACAATACCTGCCACACACCAAGACAATACCTGCCACACACCAAGACAATACCTGCCACACACCAAGACAATACCTGCCGCACACCAAGACAATACCTGCCGCACACCAAGACAATACCTGCCGCACACCAAGACAATACCTGCTACATGGTAGATTCCCCATCACACACCAAGACAATACCTGCCACACCAAGTCATACCTGCCACATGATAGATTCCCCCTCACACACCAAGACAATACCTGCCACACACCAAGACAATACCTGCCACACACCAAGACAATACCTGCCACACACCAAGACAATACCTGACACACACCAAGACATACCTGACACACGGTAGATTCCTTCACACCTCATTCCGTAGCTCTCGATGTAGTCGATACACTCTCTGAAGACCGCGGGGAGCTGAATCCCGTCGTACAGGGCTgttctcttcactgcctcagccaGGGGAGCGCCGAAGATGGGTCTGGGGAACAACAATAATAGTTTAAAAATCACCTTTTTAAAATGTCAAAGAACGGATATTAGTACTTTTGGCTTTTAAAACAAATCCCTGAGAAACACGCTCAGTTTGAAAGCACATAGtccagtctctcacacacacacacacacacacacaaagcaacaGGATCTAACCAACCTTTCACTCAAAGTCAAATTGTAATCAGGTCTGAGATTTGGGGACCTTGAACCGTCGTgtctacctacatttacatttacattttagtcatttagcagacgctcttatccagagcgacttacagtagtgaatgcatacatttcatacattttttttctccctgtgctggccccccgtgggaatcgaacccacaaccctggtgttgcaaacaccacgctctacccactgagccacagggaaggctgttaCCTGAATGTAGGCATCTCCACGGGGATGGACTCTGGCTCTGCCGcgggcttcttcttcttcttcttctctttccacTGTTTCACCACGTCAGCTGCCGTCAGGTCTTTAGACTTCTTGTCCTTCTTGTCCTCCTTGGGACACTTCTCCTTCACCTGGGAGACATTGGAAAAGACAACgtgttcagttggtagagcatagtgctAAAGCGACACCAGtggtagtgggttcgattcccgggaccacccgtaCGTAAAATATATGCATGGAtgactaagtcactttggataaaagcgtctgttaAGAAATGGCATATATAAAGCGAGAAATCAGAAATTGTTctgatcccccccaaaaaatggtttAGTGCTGGATCCTCATAAGTAATAGCAAATAATAACATTGAAATAATTCAAAAGAATAAGCTTCACTGGTTATCGTAACTAACAGTTAGCAACAGGGCATTAAAGCTGATTGGTAAAACAGAGTTCTCCAGCaaggtaaataaatgaaacagtCATGTCCATTTACTTTGTTCTTTACCTTGAAGTCTTTCTTCTTGGAGAAGCTGGGTTTCTTAAACACGTGAATACCCTTTGAACGCTTCATCTTGGAGGGGCTCTCTGCCTCGTCCGCCGAGCTGTCCTCCTGGAAGGCTGCGTATCCCTCCGCTACgggacggatggatggagaggatagaggaggaggttAGAGAGAACACTTCTCTCCGATTCTCACTAATACCACAAATGTAGTCAACAAGAAGCacgaaagagaggagagagagagagaggaaatatagcagagggagagagagagagagagagtcaggaaatatagcagagagagagggagagagagagagagtcaggaaatatagcagagggagagaggaaatatagcagagggagagagagagagagtcaggaaatatagcagagggagagagagagagagtcaggaaaTATAGCAGAAgaactatagcagaggagagggagagaagagagaagaaaagagagagggagccagagagagagagagaagagagagggagccagagagagggagccagagagagagccagagagagagagccagagagagagagccagagagagagagccagagagagagagccagagagagagagccagagagagagagccagagagagagagccagagagagagagccagagagagagagagagagaggactaggaAAAGAGGTCAGGCTCCAATATAGGACAACTCCCACAGCACCTGGCAGGCCGCTCGTTTTCCTGAACCAACCTCAAAAGTTATTTCCTCACATCCAATCACAAACAAACTGCTATCCAAGATCAGATCATTGGTGTCCTACTCAACACCTAACCTGTTGCCTCTAGCCAGCCAGGGCCCCTGTGTATCAGACCGCTGCCTACTCAACACCTAACCTGTTGCCTCTAGCCAGCCAGGGACCCTGTGTATCAGACCGCTGCCTACTCAACACCTAACCTGTTGCATCTAGCCAGTCAGGGCCCCTGTGTATCGGACCGCTGCCTACTCAACACCTAACCTGTTGCATCTAGCCAGTCAGGGCCCCTGTGTATCGGACCGCTGCCTACTCAACACCTAACCTGTTGCATCTAGCCAGTCAGGGCCCCTGTGTATCGGACCGCTGCCCAGGACACACCTTTGCTGGGTACAGGATGTGCCCTCAAACTGtccatctcctcccccctctctctctcttcctccctctctctagtcACTATGCCCTGGGAGGGAAAGCTACATTTCTCCATGGAAAACCCCTGATAAAAACAGACAGGAAGAACAATAACAAGGACCATTAAGAATCAGAGGGGCCATGTGCTTGAGAGGGCTTTGACCCAAACGTGAGTATAAAGTGTTAAAGTCTACCTTACTATAATAAAAGATTAAAGTAACTTTCCACTGTTTCAAGATTTCTGCGAAATATGACCTAAAATTAATTACAATACGAGTGAAATCATTTTCTTTCCAAAAATGTGCAATtaaagtatgttaaaaagcagatTTTCTATGTTTGAATGGTGTGGGCAGTAGTAAAAAAATATTCATGagagtagaccgctgattggtCAGATCCTCCTCCTCGATAacatcatcctctatgaggaaatacTGTAGCCAGTGTGTCTGAAACGTTCTGAAATgcaagtttgagtgttttttttttctctctccaatgTATGCTTTGGTCACAAATATGAGTACAGGATGGAGTCAATAACATTATTTGGGTGTTAAGTTAACTGAATATTGAATTAttaaaaagtgagattttcactggacagttactttaaaagcATGTGCAACAAATCAGTCAGAAAAGGATGTTTTCAGTTTAGGTCACAAGGTCAGGAAATCTTCTGGTCCGAGCAATTTCTTTGCTGCCTTCATAGGATAGCTCTACCTCTCCAAAAGAGATATTTGATCTAATCCTTCCTAGGATAGCTCTCCCTCTCCAAAAGAGATATTTGATCTAATCCTTCCTAGGATAGCTCTCCCTCTCCAAAAGAGATATTTGATCTAACCCTTCCTAGGATAGCTCTCCCTCTCCAAAATAGATGTTTGATCTAATCCTTCCCAGGATAGCTCTCCCTCTCCAATGATGTTTGATCTAACCCTTCCTAGGATAGCTCTCCCTCTCCAAAAGAGATGTTTGATCTAATCCTTCCTAGGATAGCTCTCCCTCTCCAAAAGAGATATTTGATCTAATCCTTCCTAGGATAGCTCTCCCTCTCCAAAAGAGATGTTTGATCTAATCCTTCCTAGGATAGCTCTCCCTCTCCAAAAGAGATATTTGATCTAATCCTTCCTAGGATAGCTCTCCCTCTCCAAAAGAGATGTTTGATCTAATCCTTCCTAGGATAGCTCTCCCTCTCCAAAAGAGATGTTTGATCTAATCCTTCCTAGGATAGCTCTCCCTCTCCAATGAGATGTTTGATCTAATCCTTCCTAGGATAGCTCTCCCTCTCCAATGAGATGTTTGATCTAATCCTTCCTAGGATAGCTCTACCCCTCCAAAAGAGATATTTGatctaatttacatttacattttagtcatttagcagacgctcttatccagagcaacttacagtagtgaatgcatacatttcatacattttcatttcatttcatgcattttttttttgtactggccccccgtgggaatcgaacccacaaccctggcgttgcaaacaccatgctctaccaactgagccacagggaagacttagGATAGCTCTCCCTCTCCAAAAGAGATATTTGATCTAATCCTTCCTAGGATAGCTCTCCCTCTCCAAAAGAGATGTTTGATCTAACCCTTCCTAGGATAGCTCTCCCTCTCCAAAATAGATGTTTGATCTAACCCTTCCTAGGATAGCTCTCCCTCTCCAATGATGTTTGATCTAACCCTTCCTAGGATAGCTCTCACTCTCCAAAAGAGATGTTTGATCTAACCCTTCCTAggatagctctctctctccaaaagAGATGTTTGATCTAACCCTTCCTAGGATAGCTCTCATTCTCGAATCTTAAAAGTCGACTTtaggtacaaaaaaaaaaaaacagtctaACTCAATTGTTCATTCAAACAGAAATGGGATGTACTTTTGGTGGTTCATCAATGTGTCATTCTAGTCATGTGCATCGTGAATGATAtagctagttcgttagctaaCTGAGCCCACTGtagctagttcgttagctaaCTGTAGCCCACTGtagctagttcgttagctaaCTGAGCCCACTGtagctagttcgttagctaaCTGTAGCCCACTGtagctagttcgttagctaaCTGAGCCCACTGtagctagttcgttagctaaCTGAGCCCACTGtagctagttcgttagctaaCTGTAGCCCACTGtagctagttcgttagctaaCTGTAGCCCACTGtagctagttcgttagctaaCTGTAGCCCACTGTAGCTAGATCGTTAGCTAACTGTAGCCCACTGtagctagttcgttagctaaCTGTAGCCCACTGtagctagttcgttagctaaCTGTAGCCCACTGTAGCTAGATCGTTAGCTAACTGTAGCCCACTGtagctagttcgttagctaaCTGTAGCCCACTGTAGCTAGATCGTTAGCTAACTGTAGCCCACTGTAGCTAAATCGTTAGCTAACTGTAGCCCACTGTAGCTAGATCGTTAGCTAACTGTAGCCCACTGTAGCTAGATCGTTAGCTAACTGTAGCCCACTGtagctagttcgttagctaaCTGTAGCCCACTGtagctagttcgttagctaaCTGTAGCCCACTGtagctagttcgttagctaaCTGTAGCCCACTGtagctagttcgttagctaaCTGTAGCCCACTGTAGCTAGATCGTTAGCTAACTGTAGCCCACTGtagctagttcgttagctaaCTGTAGCCCACTGTAGCTAGATCATTAGCTAACTGTAGCCCACTGTAGCTAGTTCATTAGCTAACTGTAGCCCACTGTAGCTAGATCATTAGCTAACTGTAGCCCACTGTAGCTAGTTCATTAGCTAACTGTAGCCCACTGTATCCCACTGTAGCTAGTTCATTAGCTAACTGTAGCCCACTGtagctagttcgttagctaaCTGTAGCCCACTGtagctagttcgttagctaaCTGTAGCCCACTGtagctagttcgttagctaaCTGTAGCCCACTGTAGCTAGATCGTTAGCTAACTGTAGCCCACTGtagctagttcgttagctaaCTGTAGCCCACTGtagctagttcgttagctaaCTGTAGCCCACTGtagctagttcgttagctaaCTGTAGCCCACTGTAGCTAGATCATTAGCTAACTGTATCCCACTGTAGCTAGTTCATTAGCTAACTGTAGCCCactgtagctagccagtaactcctcCAATATGTGTTGACGTCATTTCACAGGATTTGTTTTTGGACGGAAGCTGTAGAGATTGTCAAGAAATGGCACTTCTGTAGACAGATATCTTATTCAGccatcttgttttgtttttaagtATTAAATGACCTGGTATGATGGTGCTTTGATCAGTTATACAGTTTAAAGTTAGttttttttaacgttttttttTGCCTAAAGTCGACTTTTAATAAGAACGACTTGTATAAATCCCAGATAAATAAACAGTAATAAGGTATCGTCTCTtactcctcttctccttcttcttgaACTTGTTCTTCTTCTTCCCGTGTTCTTTATCATCATCCGACACGGCGTCGATGACCTCATGGTGGTGGTGTCCGTCATGGGGGGGCGAGGGCTCGCCCGTCCTGTACAGTCCGGGGAACTTGGTGGGGCTGATCTCCTCCGAGCTGGGGGTACGAGCCACCCCTCCTGGGTGCTCTGCCCGACGA comes from the Salmo trutta chromosome 21, fSalTru1.1, whole genome shotgun sequence genome and includes:
- the ralbp1 gene encoding ralA-binding protein 1 encodes the protein MTECFLPPSCSPAEVRRAEHPGGVARTPSSEEISPTKFPGLYRTGEPSPPHDGHHHHEVIDAVSDDDKEHGKKKNKFKKKEKRTEGYAAFQEDSSADEAESPSKMKRSKGIHVFKKPSFSKKKDFKVKEKCPKEDKKDKKSKDLTAADVVKQWKEKKKKKKPAAEPESIPVEMPTFRPIFGAPLAEAVKRTALYDGIQLPAVFRECIDYIESYGMRCEGIYRVSGMKSKVDELKAAYDREECPCLEEYDPHTVASLLKQYLRELPENMLGRDLAQRFEDACSRPAESEKVTEFQRLLTEVPPGSRLLLSWLVTHMEHVITRETDTKMNIQNISIVLNPTVQIGNRVLYMFFTHVRELFGEVFLRPVSRPLRWSNAATMPALPETQDSIKEEIRRQEFLLNCLHRDLQAGVKDLSKEERLWEVQRILTALKRKLREAKRQECETKIAQEIASLSKEDVSKEEMTENEEEVVNILLAQENEILTEQEELISLEQVLRRQIATEKEEIERLRAEIADIQSRQHGRSETEEYSSDSESESEDEEELQMILEELQKQNEELENKNTHFNQAIHEEQEAILELRVQLRLLQTHKQQELTAPPPAEQAPPIQPSPEARSEEQTKRSVAAVVAAAAAEPAVAVEAKNGKVTAAKDPPKPSPSKDRRETNL